From Salinirubellus salinus, the proteins below share one genomic window:
- a CDS encoding tyrosine-type recombinase/integrase, whose amino-acid sequence MNLEPIEPEHAVELYLDDRREELADLTYSTHRSRLSHFIQWCDERDIDNLNELTGRLLYEYRVWRRRDGNLSKPSLKSQMDTLRVFIRWLESIEGVAPDLHMKVRAVTLTAEENSRDVLLTPAEADGILEYLGKYSYASLQHVTIALLWHTMLRRGSARALDLSDYDAEEQSIAVQHRPDSDTPLKNGHNGERLVALSDWMCDLLDDWIAMQRPNVEDEFGREPLLATTHGRIHQSTISTYVYRLSRPCVYSGACPHDRDIDSCEATGPDSASKCPSSVSSHAIRRGAITHHLNSNVPENVVGGRADVSQDVLEQHYDRRSDREKMEQRRKFLDSL is encoded by the coding sequence ATGAACCTCGAACCAATCGAACCAGAACACGCCGTAGAACTGTACCTCGACGACCGCCGCGAGGAGCTCGCCGACCTCACTTACAGTACTCACCGCTCTCGACTCAGCCACTTCATCCAGTGGTGCGATGAGCGAGACATCGACAACCTGAACGAACTGACCGGGCGGCTGCTCTACGAGTACCGGGTCTGGCGTCGACGAGACGGTAACCTCTCGAAACCCAGCCTCAAGTCCCAGATGGACACACTCAGAGTATTCATCCGCTGGCTGGAATCCATCGAAGGCGTTGCCCCCGACCTGCATATGAAAGTGCGGGCTGTCACGCTGACCGCCGAGGAGAACAGTCGTGACGTGCTTCTGACGCCGGCCGAAGCAGACGGCATCCTCGAATACCTCGGGAAGTATAGCTACGCCTCACTCCAACACGTTACCATCGCGCTGCTGTGGCACACGATGCTACGGCGCGGGTCCGCCCGAGCCCTCGACCTCTCTGACTACGATGCTGAGGAGCAGTCCATCGCTGTCCAGCACAGACCCGACTCTGACACCCCGCTCAAGAACGGACACAACGGCGAGCGACTTGTCGCCCTCTCAGACTGGATGTGCGACCTGCTTGACGACTGGATAGCGATGCAGAGACCAAACGTCGAAGACGAGTTTGGACGGGAACCCCTACTGGCGACAACCCACGGTAGAATTCATCAGAGTACCATCTCGACCTACGTGTATCGGCTCTCCCGACCGTGCGTGTACTCTGGCGCGTGTCCACACGACCGCGACATCGACAGCTGCGAAGCCACCGGCCCCGACTCGGCCTCCAAGTGTCCGTCGAGCGTGTCCTCGCACGCGATTCGTCGTGGGGCGATTACACACCACCTGAACTCGAATGTCCCGGAGAACGTAGTCGGAGGCCGCGCAGATGTCTCACAGGATGTACTGGAACAGCACTACGACCGTCGGAGCGACCGAGAGAAGATGGAGCAGCGTCGTAAGTTCTTGGACAGTCTCTAG
- a CDS encoding helix-turn-helix domain-containing protein: MSGRTTRLRTVVLATLCVLSLLAAPTTAVATPENPFDGDSTDGTSSEGGLGDALDGSDDTSSSDGGGAGDATSADGDDATSDTDSDDGTSSDDGADGDDDSATLPGAEDDSLLRSTLATSVNTTVGTATDTVAATTDAGDRPDWSSLDDRADGSGTDGTTATDPTGASALSDTGASPALGTDWSEVSLSESTERRTDGTQTLSGALSGAVSGATDGVVTGLTAVVDAESVAVTTTGSVPAGTDGAAPPVDVDAPSAGPAEAPAETPVRSALVPADGLVDTGAGLGAAGSGTPLPADSSPVTGFAVGLGGVAALAAVRQGLFATAGTGAVTTVSTVAASVAPALPGRSTALERLVRMLTAFRYSRYDDSDPLEHEARADVFDVVQETPGTYLSEVAERADLPLSTVRHHVRVLEREELLMGAKVRGKRRFYPAYSSDIELAAALNDDATAVVLDALSRLGGASVSELADELERHPSTVTHHLQRLEEDGLVVREREGRAVVNRLSAQTRAALDPETEATATAEASGVVASD, translated from the coding sequence ATGTCAGGACGAACGACGCGTCTCCGGACGGTAGTGCTGGCCACGCTCTGTGTCCTCAGCCTGCTCGCCGCCCCGACGACAGCCGTGGCGACGCCGGAGAACCCGTTCGACGGCGACAGCACCGACGGGACGAGTTCCGAGGGCGGCCTCGGTGACGCGCTGGACGGTTCCGACGACACCTCCTCGAGCGACGGCGGCGGCGCGGGCGACGCCACGTCGGCCGACGGCGACGATGCTACGTCGGACACCGACTCGGACGACGGGACGAGTTCCGACGACGGCGCGGACGGGGACGATGACTCCGCGACGCTCCCCGGAGCCGAGGACGACTCGCTGCTCCGCTCGACGCTGGCGACGAGCGTGAACACGACGGTCGGGACGGCGACCGACACCGTCGCGGCGACGACGGATGCGGGCGACAGGCCGGACTGGTCGTCGCTCGACGACCGGGCCGACGGCTCCGGGACCGACGGGACGACGGCCACCGACCCCACCGGGGCGTCGGCGCTGTCCGACACGGGAGCGTCCCCGGCGCTCGGCACCGACTGGTCCGAGGTCTCGCTCTCCGAGTCGACCGAGCGTAGGACGGACGGGACGCAGACCCTCTCTGGTGCTCTCTCCGGGGCCGTATCCGGCGCTACGGACGGCGTGGTGACCGGGCTGACGGCCGTCGTCGACGCCGAGTCCGTCGCGGTGACCACGACCGGTTCGGTGCCGGCCGGCACCGACGGGGCCGCGCCACCGGTCGACGTCGACGCGCCGTCCGCCGGCCCGGCCGAGGCGCCGGCAGAGACGCCTGTGCGATCCGCACTCGTCCCCGCCGACGGGCTCGTCGACACCGGTGCAGGACTGGGTGCGGCCGGTTCCGGGACGCCGCTTCCGGCCGACTCGAGTCCGGTGACCGGGTTCGCGGTCGGGCTCGGGGGTGTCGCGGCGCTCGCCGCCGTCAGGCAGGGGCTGTTCGCGACGGCCGGCACCGGTGCCGTCACGACGGTCTCGACGGTGGCGGCGAGCGTCGCGCCGGCGCTGCCGGGTCGCTCCACCGCGCTGGAGCGACTGGTCCGGATGCTCACTGCGTTCCGCTACTCGCGCTACGACGACTCCGACCCGCTGGAACACGAGGCTCGCGCCGACGTGTTCGACGTCGTCCAGGAGACGCCCGGCACGTACCTCTCGGAGGTGGCCGAGCGCGCCGACCTCCCGCTGTCGACGGTCCGCCACCACGTCCGCGTGCTGGAGCGCGAGGAACTGCTGATGGGCGCGAAGGTGCGCGGCAAGCGCCGGTTCTACCCAGCCTACTCCAGCGACATCGAACTAGCGGCGGCACTCAACGACGACGCCACGGCCGTCGTCCTCGACGCGCTCTCGCGGCTGGGTGGCGCCTCGGTGTCGGAACTCGCCGACGAGCTGGAGCGGCACCCCTCGACCGTGACCCACCACCTCCAGCGGCTGGAGGAGGACGGCCTCGTCGTCCGCGAGCGCGAGGGACGTGCGGTCGTCAACCGCCTCTCGGCGCAGACACGGGCCGCGCTCGACCCGGAGACGGAGGCCACCGCCACCGCCGAGGCGTCCGGCGTCGTCGCGAGCGACTGA
- a CDS encoding S9 family peptidase: MSTLQTDADVDVLEELASLPSFFHQTVSPDGSKVAYYYDGTGRNELYVQDLTTGERERWSDGDVPRDATWHLKWGGNDEVFVHVDDDGNEQNDVHVLTADGEVEPVVEMDGQVALADVTADGERLLLASSRDGQMNLYVHDRNGGDGGETEKVTEYERAVGAACFSPDGERIAYATNETDVYENTDVYVANTDGSDPERLDVAETGAETAPVEFSPEGDRLLVQDNSTDLGRSGVYDLGAGEVTWYASDAEESPRAFLPDGERFLATREQEMAVTKAVYDLETGDSEAFDLPDGVTGFSMAGNPVVDDERVVVSQSTPSTRPSLLTYDLTDGSTETLHAAEYGPFSSDAFADAEFFTFASDGVPETPARATEVGPSDELDVEALLYDPGEDVRPAPLVVKVHGGPRAADMRTFDLYTQFLVSQGYAVLLVNYRGSSGRGREFAREIYEDWGGAEQGDVATGVEHVLDEYDWLDDDRVCVFGGSYGGYSAYWQAVQYPDRYDASVAWIGLTDLREMFETTMPHFRTELMEKNLGTPETNPDLYRERSPIEHAENVDSPMLMIHGVNDRRVPVSQARLFRDELLELAYSVDERDPDADGDSSADVEYVELGKEGHASTDASQKLRMFRVLQGFLDRRL, translated from the coding sequence ATGTCGACCCTGCAGACCGACGCGGACGTCGACGTCCTCGAGGAACTGGCCAGCCTTCCGTCGTTCTTCCACCAGACCGTCTCGCCCGATGGCTCGAAGGTGGCGTACTACTACGACGGCACCGGCCGGAACGAACTCTACGTCCAGGACCTGACGACCGGCGAGCGCGAGCGGTGGAGCGACGGCGACGTCCCCCGGGACGCCACCTGGCACCTGAAGTGGGGCGGGAACGACGAGGTGTTCGTCCACGTGGACGACGACGGCAACGAGCAGAACGACGTCCACGTCCTCACGGCCGACGGCGAGGTCGAACCGGTCGTCGAGATGGACGGACAGGTCGCGCTGGCCGACGTGACCGCCGACGGCGAGCGACTGCTGCTGGCGTCCTCGCGCGACGGCCAGATGAACCTCTACGTCCACGACCGGAACGGGGGCGATGGGGGCGAGACGGAGAAGGTGACCGAGTACGAGCGGGCGGTCGGGGCGGCCTGCTTCTCCCCCGACGGCGAGCGCATCGCCTACGCCACGAACGAGACGGACGTCTACGAGAACACGGACGTCTACGTGGCGAACACCGACGGCTCGGACCCGGAGCGCCTCGACGTCGCGGAGACGGGTGCCGAGACCGCCCCCGTCGAGTTCTCGCCCGAGGGCGACCGCCTCCTGGTTCAGGACAACAGTACGGACCTCGGTCGCTCGGGTGTCTACGACCTCGGAGCGGGCGAGGTGACGTGGTACGCGAGCGACGCCGAGGAGTCACCACGGGCGTTCCTCCCCGACGGCGAGCGGTTCCTCGCCACCCGCGAGCAGGAGATGGCCGTCACCAAGGCCGTCTACGACCTGGAGACGGGCGACAGCGAGGCGTTCGACCTCCCCGACGGGGTGACGGGCTTCTCGATGGCAGGGAACCCTGTCGTCGACGACGAACGCGTCGTCGTCTCGCAGTCGACGCCCTCCACCCGACCATCGCTCCTGACCTACGACCTGACCGACGGGTCGACCGAGACGCTCCACGCCGCCGAGTACGGCCCCTTCTCGTCCGACGCGTTCGCCGACGCCGAGTTCTTCACGTTCGCCTCCGACGGCGTCCCCGAGACGCCCGCTCGGGCGACCGAGGTCGGCCCATCCGACGAACTCGACGTCGAGGCGCTGCTGTACGACCCCGGCGAGGACGTCCGACCGGCCCCGCTCGTCGTCAAGGTCCACGGCGGCCCCCGTGCGGCCGATATGCGGACGTTCGACCTCTACACGCAGTTCCTCGTCTCGCAGGGGTACGCGGTCTTGCTCGTGAACTACCGCGGCTCCTCGGGCCGGGGCCGCGAGTTCGCCCGCGAGATCTACGAGGACTGGGGCGGCGCCGAGCAGGGTGACGTGGCCACCGGCGTCGAACACGTCCTCGACGAGTACGACTGGCTGGACGACGACCGCGTCTGCGTGTTCGGCGGCTCGTACGGCGGCTACAGCGCCTACTGGCAGGCGGTGCAGTACCCGGACCGCTACGACGCGAGCGTGGCGTGGATCGGCCTGACGGACCTCCGCGAGATGTTCGAGACCACGATGCCACACTTCCGGACCGAGTTGATGGAGAAGAACCTCGGGACGCCCGAGACGAATCCAGACCTGTATCGGGAGCGCTCGCCGATAGAGCACGCCGAGAACGTGGATAGCCCGATGCTGATGATCCACGGTGTCAACGACCGCCGGGTGCCGGTCTCGCAGGCGCGGCTGTTCCGTGACGAACTGCTCGAGTTGGCCTACTCCGTCGACGAACGCGACCCGGACGCGGACGGTGACTCGAGCGCCGACGTGGAGTACGTCGAACTCGGGAAGGAGGGCCACGCCTCGACGGACGCGAGCCAGAAGCTACGGATGTTCCGGGTGCTGCAGGGGTTCCTCGACCGGCGGCTGTGA
- a CDS encoding oxidoreductase translates to MSQWTVADAPDQSGRVAVVTGANSGLGYEVTKGLADLGAEVVMACRSIDRGESARRDLEREVPGASLSVLELDLADLDSVAAFADAFREAHDDLHLLVNNAGVMALPRRETADGFEMQFGTNHLGHFALTGHLLPAIEGADEPRVATMSSGIHERGHIDFDDLQRERDYDKWAAYGQSKLANLLFAYELDRRADAVLSVGAHPGYAATNLQTAGPEMAGSTVRKVAMEAANAVFAQDADDGALPMLYALTMPDVRGGEYYGPGGFMGMRGGPERQRSSERSYDRETARRLWAVSEDLTGVSYLSR, encoded by the coding sequence ATGAGTCAGTGGACCGTCGCGGACGCCCCCGACCAGTCCGGCCGGGTCGCCGTCGTCACCGGCGCGAACAGCGGCCTCGGGTACGAGGTGACGAAGGGACTGGCCGACCTCGGCGCCGAGGTGGTCATGGCCTGTCGGAGCATCGACCGCGGTGAGTCGGCGCGACGCGACCTCGAACGCGAGGTGCCGGGCGCCTCGCTCTCCGTGCTCGAACTCGACCTCGCCGACCTCGACTCCGTCGCGGCGTTCGCCGACGCGTTCCGCGAGGCGCACGACGACCTCCACCTGCTGGTGAACAACGCGGGCGTGATGGCGCTCCCGCGGCGTGAGACGGCCGACGGCTTCGAGATGCAGTTCGGCACGAACCACCTCGGCCACTTCGCGCTGACCGGTCACCTCCTGCCGGCCATCGAGGGGGCCGACGAGCCGCGGGTGGCGACGATGTCCTCGGGCATCCACGAACGGGGCCACATCGACTTCGACGACCTGCAGCGCGAACGCGACTACGACAAGTGGGCGGCCTACGGCCAGTCGAAACTGGCGAACCTGCTGTTCGCGTACGAACTCGACCGGCGCGCCGACGCCGTGCTGAGCGTCGGTGCGCACCCCGGGTACGCGGCGACGAACCTCCAGACCGCTGGCCCGGAGATGGCCGGGAGCACCGTCCGGAAGGTGGCGATGGAGGCGGCCAACGCCGTCTTCGCACAGGACGCCGACGACGGGGCACTCCCGATGCTCTACGCGCTGACGATGCCGGACGTCCGCGGCGGCGAGTACTACGGTCCCGGCGGGTTCATGGGGATGCGCGGCGGCCCGGAGCGCCAGCGCTCCAGCGAGCGCTCGTACGACCGCGAGACCGCCCGCAGACTGTGGGCCGTGAGCGAGGACCTGACCGGCGTCTCCTACCTCTCGAGGTAA
- a CDS encoding rhodanese-like domain-containing protein, with product MDEEISAEELRELLDSGDPVRVVDIRSPAAFEHGHIPGSENVPFGELTSRIESFDGAEYVVTVCPHGQASQQAARLIGSYEGFDGRVVSLKPGLQGWSQTYELAVGTETTAPDGGSEGEPDEGPEPPF from the coding sequence ATGGACGAGGAGATATCCGCCGAGGAGTTACGCGAACTCCTCGACTCGGGCGACCCGGTCCGGGTCGTCGACATCCGGTCGCCCGCCGCGTTCGAACACGGCCACATCCCCGGCAGCGAGAACGTGCCGTTCGGGGAGTTGACGAGCCGCATCGAGTCGTTCGACGGCGCGGAGTACGTCGTCACCGTCTGTCCGCACGGGCAGGCGAGCCAGCAGGCCGCCCGCCTCATCGGCTCCTACGAGGGGTTCGACGGGCGGGTCGTCTCGCTGAAACCGGGGCTGCAGGGCTGGTCGCAGACGTACGAACTGGCGGTCGGGACGGAGACGACGGCCCCCGACGGCGGGAGTGAGGGCGAGCCCGACGAGGGACCGGAACCCCCCTTCTGA
- a CDS encoding S8 family peptidase, with the protein MDDHSRRTFVRTTGLAGAALALGTGSAAGYEGGAIDSALETTGDLAQEAILVVDPDAAVGSALSALGLEFYTYEVLPLVYLSLPASLVEDVARVDGVEYVAANRDLEYFNADVRDVTGVDSVRADTGYDGSGVHVAVVDSGIAATHPDIDTVEHNYQWVGNPVGSPTLWVPADDLDTDEVGHGTHCSGTIAGQGETDGGMAPGATLTGYSTGAAVSVLKSTAAYDHLLANHVDDVDVVSNSYGAASADDFDPSLPQNVATETAYEQGLLSVFAMGNSGPGPDTMNDYAKAPWVLGVAATDDATAITGFSSRGRPGGAHDRQTALANRTGLYRPGVAAPGNQVRSTMSPGDVLQATALDTDLFYASISGTSMSTPAVSGIAALLYEAAGGDADPLDVLLTIEATARNDGDYDAFNAGAGFVDAVDAVSRAEAGDWADFGEVSLN; encoded by the coding sequence ATGGACGACCACAGCAGGCGGACGTTCGTACGGACCACTGGACTCGCGGGCGCGGCGCTGGCGCTCGGGACCGGGTCGGCAGCCGGCTACGAGGGCGGCGCCATCGACTCGGCGCTCGAGACCACGGGCGACCTCGCCCAGGAGGCCATCCTCGTCGTCGACCCCGACGCGGCCGTCGGGTCGGCGCTCTCCGCGCTGGGCCTCGAGTTCTACACCTACGAGGTCCTGCCGCTCGTCTACCTGTCGCTGCCGGCCTCGCTCGTCGAGGACGTGGCTCGCGTCGACGGCGTCGAGTACGTCGCCGCGAACCGCGACCTGGAGTACTTCAACGCGGACGTGCGTGACGTGACCGGCGTCGACTCGGTCCGCGCGGACACGGGCTACGACGGGAGCGGCGTGCACGTCGCCGTCGTCGACAGCGGCATCGCGGCGACGCACCCGGACATCGACACCGTCGAGCACAACTACCAGTGGGTCGGCAACCCGGTCGGCTCGCCCACCCTCTGGGTCCCGGCGGACGACCTCGACACGGACGAGGTCGGCCACGGCACGCACTGCTCCGGCACCATCGCCGGGCAGGGCGAGACCGACGGCGGGATGGCCCCCGGCGCGACGCTGACGGGCTACTCGACCGGGGCCGCCGTCTCCGTCCTCAAGTCCACGGCCGCCTACGACCACCTGCTCGCCAACCACGTCGACGACGTGGACGTCGTGAGCAACTCCTACGGTGCGGCGAGCGCCGACGACTTCGACCCGAGTCTCCCGCAGAACGTCGCCACCGAGACGGCCTACGAGCAGGGGCTGCTCTCCGTGTTCGCGATGGGCAACAGCGGTCCCGGCCCGGACACGATGAACGACTACGCGAAGGCGCCGTGGGTCCTCGGCGTCGCCGCGACGGACGACGCGACGGCCATCACGGGCTTCTCCTCGCGGGGCCGCCCCGGCGGTGCTCACGACCGGCAGACGGCGCTGGCGAACCGCACCGGCCTCTACCGCCCTGGCGTCGCCGCCCCCGGGAACCAGGTCCGCTCGACGATGTCGCCGGGCGACGTCCTGCAGGCCACCGCACTCGACACCGACCTGTTCTACGCCTCCATCTCGGGGACGTCGATGTCGACGCCGGCCGTCTCCGGCATCGCGGCGCTGCTGTACGAGGCCGCTGGCGGGGACGCCGACCCCCTCGACGTCCTGCTGACCATCGAGGCGACGGCACGGAACGACGGCGACTACGACGCGTTCAACGCGGGTGCGGGCTTCGTCGACGCGGTCGACGCCGTCTCTCGTGCCGAGGCCGGCGACTGGGCCGACTTCGGCGAGGTCTCGCTGAACTAG
- a CDS encoding deoxyuridine 5'-triphosphate nucleotidohydrolase: MFRSGSFVAEHVTPVTDEQVQPNGVDLTLEAVYDQRDPGRIGIDGKEIGDRQHRMGNPVVEDEHDVEAIEDLEKPGGGNDVYYLPPDAYVVQYAEIVTIPEDHVGFLYPRSSLLRNSCMLNTAVWDAGYSGKGEGLLQVGHDIEIEAGARIAQLVLARAEHEGTYDGDYQNERL; encoded by the coding sequence ATGTTCCGCAGTGGGTCGTTCGTCGCCGAGCACGTCACGCCAGTCACGGACGAGCAGGTCCAGCCGAACGGCGTCGACCTGACGCTGGAGGCGGTGTACGACCAGCGCGACCCCGGCCGCATCGGCATCGACGGCAAGGAGATTGGCGACCGCCAGCACCGGATGGGGAACCCGGTCGTCGAGGACGAACACGACGTCGAGGCCATCGAGGACCTCGAGAAACCGGGTGGCGGGAACGACGTCTACTACCTCCCGCCCGACGCGTACGTCGTCCAGTACGCCGAGATCGTGACCATCCCGGAGGACCACGTCGGGTTCCTCTACCCGCGCTCGTCGCTGTTGCGCAACTCCTGTATGCTGAACACGGCCGTCTGGGACGCCGGCTACTCCGGCAAGGGCGAGGGGCTGTTGCAGGTCGGCCACGACATCGAGATCGAGGCGGGTGCCCGCATCGCCCAGCTGGTGCTCGCGCGCGCCGAGCACGAGGGGACATACGACGGCGACTACCAGAACGAACGGCTCTGA
- a CDS encoding S8 family serine peptidase, with product MDLDRRTMLKTTGAAAGASLLPTSSAGAAAAGPLSYLDDAFDLDGGPQEALVVFRRGADMAGLLEGFDLDATFELSSVRTTYTVAPPAVLKQLASLDAVQFVEKNERLAWDNGDAATAARVENRNDADRFGDGVQDDLGMGYTGDGVHVAVIDSGIDEYHPDLQDRVVHNYRFVDPLDEGTMWVDLHRAGGVADTDDIGHGTHCAGSVAGEGNRNPQHAGMAPDARLTAYSTGAAISILQAVGAYNHLLENHTRETAVDDDEVVHITSNSYGGAGGNDFNPAGAQETATFEAYDAGILVVSSAGNSGPGTNTLGGAKTAPHILCVAASHDSFGSEGAPVESPLESRAETLRPTSFSSRGRTAVYTDGEGARWNEFPDGNGGFTAEDRESALRNVEAFHDPDDGADSFEQVADPEPISFTAGPGVDAGIAAEGLSAGEPTYVPFQTHADAAFLEATISWTPQGQDLDVNLLRGGDDGTVVASAASLSNPEELSTSVEPGTEYTFEIVPFAAAQATGTIDVTEFSVPEDGPSGPYGVYRPSVVAPGNAVVSTQGASALKALEATYGPTPAETGALYAAVSGTSMSCPVTSGSCAVVMEAFLQTYERYPEPEEMIRLMEGGATRNAEPAYTPYNAGAGFVNARRSVEYVQMGYVPPYDEIGLATLGDEPELLDVLGTRTDDGQVFTAGQTNEVTITITDLSHDVTALYDVIPETWAVVGGDGSVATDEGEDGITAVYYDANGDGVADPITTEQVAGEGSVSFTYFVEAPAGNGSHEFGPARVLTAETNDGGTDVGVEAMVQVGGTASTEYVVGASQSDLPL from the coding sequence ATGGACCTGGACCGCCGAACGATGCTGAAGACGACCGGTGCGGCCGCCGGTGCCTCCCTGCTGCCCACGAGTAGCGCCGGTGCGGCCGCCGCCGGCCCGCTGAGTTACCTCGACGACGCGTTCGACCTCGACGGGGGACCACAGGAGGCGCTCGTCGTGTTCCGCCGGGGGGCGGACATGGCCGGACTGCTCGAGGGGTTCGACCTCGACGCGACGTTCGAGCTGTCGAGCGTCCGCACCACCTACACCGTCGCGCCCCCGGCCGTCCTGAAGCAGCTCGCCTCGCTCGACGCCGTCCAGTTCGTCGAGAAGAACGAGCGACTCGCGTGGGACAACGGCGACGCGGCGACGGCCGCCCGGGTCGAGAACCGGAACGACGCCGACCGGTTCGGCGACGGCGTCCAGGACGACCTCGGGATGGGGTACACCGGCGACGGCGTCCACGTCGCGGTCATCGACAGCGGCATCGACGAGTACCACCCCGACCTGCAGGACCGGGTCGTCCACAACTACCGCTTCGTCGACCCGCTCGATGAGGGGACGATGTGGGTCGACCTCCACCGGGCCGGTGGGGTGGCCGACACCGACGACATCGGCCACGGGACTCACTGTGCCGGCTCGGTCGCCGGCGAGGGGAACCGGAACCCGCAGCACGCGGGGATGGCGCCCGACGCTCGGCTGACCGCCTACTCCACCGGCGCGGCCATCTCCATCCTCCAGGCGGTCGGCGCGTACAACCACCTCCTGGAGAACCACACGCGCGAGACCGCCGTCGACGACGACGAGGTCGTCCACATCACCTCCAACTCCTACGGCGGGGCCGGTGGGAACGACTTCAACCCGGCCGGCGCACAGGAGACGGCGACGTTCGAGGCCTACGACGCGGGCATCCTCGTCGTCTCCTCGGCGGGCAACAGTGGGCCCGGCACGAACACGCTCGGCGGGGCGAAGACGGCCCCACACATCCTCTGCGTGGCCGCGAGCCACGACAGTTTCGGGTCCGAGGGGGCGCCGGTCGAGTCGCCGCTCGAGAGCCGTGCCGAGACGCTGCGGCCGACGAGTTTCTCCTCGCGCGGCCGGACAGCCGTCTACACCGACGGCGAGGGCGCGCGGTGGAATGAGTTCCCCGACGGGAACGGTGGGTTCACTGCCGAGGACCGCGAGAGCGCGCTCCGGAACGTCGAAGCGTTCCACGACCCGGACGACGGGGCCGACTCGTTCGAGCAGGTCGCCGACCCCGAACCCATCTCGTTCACCGCGGGGCCGGGCGTCGACGCGGGCATCGCCGCGGAGGGGCTCTCGGCGGGTGAGCCGACGTACGTCCCCTTCCAGACGCACGCCGACGCGGCGTTCCTCGAGGCGACCATCTCGTGGACGCCGCAGGGGCAGGACCTCGACGTGAACCTCCTGAGAGGCGGCGACGACGGGACGGTGGTCGCCAGCGCCGCGTCGCTGTCGAACCCCGAGGAACTCTCCACGTCGGTCGAGCCGGGGACCGAGTACACGTTCGAGATCGTCCCGTTCGCCGCGGCGCAGGCGACGGGGACCATCGACGTGACGGAGTTCTCCGTCCCCGAGGACGGCCCGTCCGGCCCCTACGGCGTCTACCGGCCGTCGGTCGTCGCGCCGGGGAACGCGGTCGTCTCGACGCAGGGCGCCTCCGCGCTGAAGGCGCTCGAGGCCACCTACGGCCCGACGCCGGCCGAGACCGGCGCGCTCTACGCGGCCGTCTCGGGCACCTCGATGTCCTGTCCGGTCACCTCCGGGAGCTGTGCGGTGGTGATGGAGGCGTTCCTCCAGACGTACGAGCGGTACCCCGAACCAGAGGAGATGATCCGGCTGATGGAGGGTGGCGCGACCCGTAACGCGGAGCCGGCGTACACGCCGTACAACGCCGGTGCCGGGTTCGTGAACGCCCGGCGCTCCGTCGAGTACGTCCAGATGGGCTACGTCCCGCCGTACGACGAGATCGGCCTCGCGACGCTCGGTGACGAACCCGAACTGCTGGACGTGCTCGGGACCCGGACCGACGACGGGCAGGTGTTCACCGCCGGCCAGACCAACGAGGTCACCATCACTATCACCGACCTCTCACACGACGTGACGGCGCTCTACGACGTGATACCGGAGACGTGGGCAGTCGTCGGTGGCGACGGCTCCGTCGCCACCGACGAGGGCGAGGACGGCATCACGGCGGTCTACTACGACGCGAACGGGGACGGCGTGGCCGACCCCATCACCACGGAACAGGTGGCCGGCGAGGGGTCCGTCTCGTTCACCTACTTCGTGGAGGCGCCGGCTGGCAACGGCTCGCACGAGTTCGGCCCCGCCCGGGTCCTCACCGCCGAGACCAACGACGGCGGCACGGACGTCGGCGTGGAGGCGATGGTCCAGGTCGGCGGCACCGCGAGCACCGAGTACGTCGTCGGCGCGAGTCAGTCGGACCTGCCGCTCTGA